A genomic region of Conger conger chromosome 6, fConCon1.1, whole genome shotgun sequence contains the following coding sequences:
- the LOC133131481 gene encoding G-protein coupled receptor 26-like produces MDLVKSLLALFIILVAIVSLLSNLLVLLCFMYSAEIRRQVPGVFILNLSFCNILITILNMPSTLFGVIKNQKPFGDCVCQTVSFLDTFLTTNTMLSMAALSIDRWIAVVFPLSYSTKMRYKDAIIMVCYSWLHSLTFSLIALLLSWYDYSHVYASCTLHLSDDRGRMKFAVFTVVFHATSFTLSLLTLCFTYFKVLKVARFHCKRIDIITVQTLLLLVDIHPSVKQRCLMEQKRRKQRATKKICIFIGSFIFCFAPYVITRLAELLPVVRVSPQWGIASKCLAYGKPASDPFVYSLLRQQYKKALVNMVNKLLRRDLYPSSGHSNSLDTENDCSLQRIS; encoded by the exons ATGGACTTAGTGAAATCCTTATTGgcgttgtttattattttggttgCGATTGTATCTTTGTTATCGAATCTGCTTGtgttattatgttttatgtACAGTGCCGAGATACGCAGGCAGGTGCCTGGTGTATTTATACTGAACCTGTCTTTTTGCAACATACTTATCACAATTTTGAACATGCCGTCAACATTGTTTGGAGTTATCAAAAACCAGAAACCTTTTGGAGACTGCGTCTGTCAAACTGTAAGCTTTCTAGATACTTTTTTGACGACCAACACGATGCTAAGCATGGCTGCTTTAAGCATAGATAGGTGGATCGCTGTTGTGTTTCCACTGAGTTACTCCACTAAAATGCGATACAAGGACGCTATCATCATGGTGTGCTATTCATGGCTCCATTCTCTCACATTTTCCCTCATCGCACTGCTTTTGTCGTGGTATGACTACAGCCACGTGTATGCATCCTGCACTTTACATCTGAGTGATGACCGCGGGAGGATGAAGTTTGCGGTGTTCACCGTCGTGTTCCACGCCACGagtttcaccctctctctgctgACTCTGTGCTTCACCTACTTCAAGGTCTTAAAAGTCGCGCGGTTCCACTGCAAGAGGATAGACATCATAACCGTGCAGACCCTACTCCTGCTAGTTGACATTCACCCAAG TGTAAAACAACGGTGTCTTATGGAGCAGAAAAGGAGGAAACAGCGTGCCACaaagaaaatatgcattttcattggatcattcattttctgttttgcacCTTATGTTATAACAAG GCTCGCCGAGCTCCTGCCTGTCGTGCGCGTCAGTCCGCAGTGGGGGATCGCCAGCAAGTGCCTGGCGTACGGCAAGCCGGCGTCCGACCCCTTCGTCTACTCGCTCCTTCGCCAGCAGTACAAGAAAGCCCtggtcaacatggtcaacaaaCTGCTGAGGAGGGACCTCTACCCTTCATCTGGACACAGTAATTCCCTGGACACGGAGAACGACTGCAGCCTGCAAAGAATCAGCTAA